One stretch of Streptomyces sp. A2-16 DNA includes these proteins:
- a CDS encoding LLM class flavin-dependent oxidoreductase, protein MSRRHPTVAEDEIRGTAQGTAPVPLSVLDLVTVGAGRTATDALRTSVAIAGLAEARGFHRYWVAEHHSMPGVASSSPAVILAHLAARTTRIRLGSGGVMLPNHAPLVIAEQFGTLEAMAPGRIDLGLGRAPGTDGATAAALRRSDHLREGADDFPEQLMELTRFLDDDFPDGHPYRRIHAVPGPIQSTSPGGVQSPHRPPIWLLGSSGFSARLAGSLGLPFAFAHHFSAQNTIPALDLYRESFRPSAVLDEPYALIGVSVLATDEEKEARRQVRAAALSMIRLRTGRPGLVPTPEEAEAHEFSPMEEEFANSWNANVIHGTADEVRSGLDDLHKRTGTDELMLTGNAHSGDVRLRSYELVADTYGLPTAPAAPTAS, encoded by the coding sequence ATGAGCAGGAGGCACCCCACCGTGGCGGAAGACGAGATCCGAGGTACCGCACAGGGCACCGCCCCCGTACCTCTCTCGGTACTGGACCTGGTCACCGTCGGCGCCGGACGCACGGCCACCGACGCCCTGCGCACCAGTGTCGCCATCGCGGGACTCGCGGAGGCGCGCGGCTTCCACCGCTACTGGGTCGCCGAGCACCACTCCATGCCGGGCGTGGCCTCCTCCTCGCCGGCGGTGATCCTCGCCCACCTCGCCGCCCGCACCACCCGCATCCGGCTCGGCTCGGGCGGTGTCATGCTCCCGAACCACGCCCCGCTGGTGATCGCGGAGCAGTTCGGCACCCTGGAGGCGATGGCCCCCGGACGCATCGACCTGGGCCTCGGCCGGGCCCCGGGCACCGACGGCGCCACCGCCGCCGCCCTGCGCCGCAGCGACCACCTGCGCGAGGGCGCCGACGACTTCCCCGAGCAGCTCATGGAGCTCACCCGCTTCCTGGACGACGACTTCCCCGACGGCCACCCCTACCGCCGTATCCACGCGGTGCCCGGCCCGATCCAGTCGACCTCTCCCGGCGGCGTCCAGTCCCCGCACCGCCCGCCGATCTGGCTGCTCGGCTCCTCGGGCTTCAGCGCCCGACTGGCCGGTTCGCTCGGGCTGCCCTTCGCCTTCGCGCACCACTTCTCGGCGCAGAACACCATCCCGGCCCTGGACCTGTACCGCGAGTCCTTCCGACCCTCCGCCGTCCTCGACGAGCCGTACGCCCTCATCGGCGTCTCCGTCCTCGCCACCGACGAGGAGAAGGAGGCCCGCCGCCAGGTCCGCGCCGCCGCGCTCAGCATGATCCGGCTGCGCACAGGGCGCCCCGGCCTGGTTCCCACGCCCGAGGAGGCGGAGGCCCACGAGTTCAGCCCCATGGAGGAGGAGTTCGCGAACTCCTGGAACGCCAACGTCATCCACGGCACCGCCGACGAGGTCCGCTCCGGCCTGGACGACCTCCACAAGCGCACCGGCACCGACGAGCTGATGCTCACGGGCAACGCGCACAGCGGTGACGTACGCCTGCGCTCGTACGAACTGGTCGCGGACACCTACGGACTGCCCACGGCGCCCGCCGCCCCCACGGCCTCCTAG
- a CDS encoding aspartate/glutamate racemase family protein yields MDVSFLGGPRPQRGVGVVAPFDFALDRELWRWVPDEISLHLTRTPYVPVEVSLDLARLVSEHETLHDAVRTLNAIAPEVVAYACTSGSFVGGVAGERAMCAAMTTAGAVPSLTTSGALLDALAELGVRRVALVTPYTVSVTRSLEEYVAEAGVTVTGCAYMGLTRHIWKVPYRQVSEMAHKAVRADAEALFISCTNLPTYDVIPQLEAELRIPVISANQVTMWAALRRLGTRAVGPYQALIDPAARTGPVRPELPGLSPGIPGLSPEIPGLPEVRGLPDEEQQQEGWT; encoded by the coding sequence ATGGACGTTTCCTTTCTGGGTGGTCCGCGCCCGCAGCGCGGTGTCGGTGTCGTCGCCCCCTTCGACTTCGCGCTGGATCGCGAGCTGTGGCGCTGGGTCCCCGACGAGATCTCGCTCCATCTGACCCGCACCCCGTACGTCCCCGTCGAGGTCAGCCTCGACCTGGCACGGCTGGTCAGCGAGCACGAGACCCTGCACGATGCCGTGCGCACGCTCAACGCCATCGCCCCCGAGGTCGTCGCCTACGCCTGCACCTCCGGCAGCTTCGTCGGCGGGGTCGCCGGGGAACGCGCCATGTGCGCGGCCATGACCACCGCGGGCGCGGTGCCCTCCCTGACCACGTCCGGCGCCCTCCTGGACGCCCTCGCCGAGCTCGGCGTCCGCCGGGTGGCGCTGGTGACGCCGTACACGGTGTCGGTGACCAGGTCGCTTGAGGAGTACGTCGCCGAGGCGGGCGTCACCGTCACCGGGTGCGCCTACATGGGCCTGACGCGGCACATCTGGAAAGTGCCCTACCGGCAGGTCTCCGAGATGGCCCACAAGGCCGTACGGGCCGACGCCGAGGCGCTGTTCATCAGCTGCACCAACCTGCCGACCTACGACGTCATCCCGCAACTGGAGGCGGAACTGCGCATACCGGTGATCTCGGCCAACCAGGTGACCATGTGGGCGGCGCTGCGCCGACTGGGTACCCGAGCCGTGGGACCGTACCAGGCGCTGATCGATCCGGCGGCGAGGACCGGTCCCGTGCGCCCGGAGCTACCGGGCCTGAGCCCGGGGATTCCGGGCCTGAGCCCGGAGATACCGGGTCTGCCGGAAGTCCGGGGCCTGCCGGACGAAGAACAGCAGCAGGAAGGCTGGACATGA
- a CDS encoding amidase, whose translation MRDLNLTELTAVQLVEGYRKGEFSPVDATRAALERAERIQPEVNAFVRLTGDKALAQARASADRWRRGEPSGAVDGVPVTVKDILLTRGEPTLKGSRTIAENGSWDEDAPSVARLRESGAVFLGKTTTPEFGWKGVTDSPLSGVTRNPYDPTRTAGGSSGGAAAAVALGAGPLALGTDGGGSVRIPAAFCGIFALKPTYGRVPLYPASAFGTLAHVGPMTRDAADAALLLDVIGVPDSRDWSALGPASGPYTAALAGGVRGLRVAYSPSLGGQVAVQPAVAAAVRRAVQRLAELGAYVTETDPDFADPVDAFHTLWFSGAARVTQHLGPHQRELLDPGLREICALGARRSALDYLAAVDVRMELGRRMGRFHDSYDLLVTPTLPITAFEAGIEVPKGSGHRRWTGWTPFTYPFNMTQQPAASVPVGTDGDGLPVGLQIVAARHRDDLVLRASHALYEAGAAGIRPPAPAPASER comes from the coding sequence ATGCGGGACCTCAACCTCACCGAACTGACCGCCGTACAACTCGTCGAGGGCTACCGCAAGGGCGAGTTCAGCCCCGTGGACGCGACCCGGGCGGCCCTGGAACGGGCCGAGCGGATCCAGCCGGAGGTGAACGCGTTCGTACGGCTGACCGGCGACAAAGCCCTCGCGCAGGCCCGCGCCTCGGCCGACCGCTGGCGGCGCGGGGAGCCGTCCGGCGCGGTGGACGGCGTCCCCGTCACAGTGAAGGACATCCTGCTGACGCGCGGCGAGCCGACACTGAAGGGCTCCAGGACGATCGCGGAGAACGGGAGTTGGGACGAGGACGCCCCCTCGGTGGCCCGGCTGCGGGAGAGCGGCGCGGTGTTCCTCGGCAAGACGACGACCCCCGAGTTCGGCTGGAAGGGCGTCACGGACTCACCGCTGTCGGGCGTGACCCGCAATCCGTACGACCCGACGCGCACCGCGGGCGGCTCCAGCGGGGGTGCCGCGGCGGCCGTGGCGCTCGGTGCGGGCCCGCTCGCGCTCGGCACGGACGGCGGCGGCAGTGTCCGCATCCCGGCCGCGTTCTGCGGGATCTTCGCCCTGAAGCCGACGTACGGCCGGGTGCCGCTCTACCCCGCAAGCGCCTTCGGCACCCTCGCCCACGTGGGCCCGATGACCCGCGACGCGGCCGACGCGGCGCTGCTGCTCGACGTGATCGGGGTGCCGGACTCCCGTGACTGGTCGGCGCTGGGCCCGGCGTCCGGCCCGTACACGGCGGCCCTGGCGGGCGGGGTCCGCGGGCTGCGGGTCGCGTACTCGCCGTCCCTCGGCGGCCAGGTGGCCGTGCAGCCGGCGGTGGCCGCGGCGGTACGGCGAGCCGTGCAGCGCCTGGCCGAACTCGGCGCGTACGTCACCGAGACCGACCCCGACTTCGCCGACCCGGTGGACGCCTTCCACACCCTGTGGTTCAGCGGGGCGGCCCGGGTGACCCAGCATCTCGGGCCGCACCAGAGGGAGCTGCTGGACCCGGGGCTCCGGGAGATCTGCGCCCTGGGCGCGCGGAGGAGCGCGCTCGACTACCTCGCCGCGGTGGACGTACGGATGGAACTCGGCCGCCGGATGGGCCGGTTCCACGACTCCTACGACCTCCTCGTCACCCCGACCCTGCCGATCACCGCGTTCGAGGCGGGCATCGAGGTCCCGAAGGGGTCGGGGCACCGCCGCTGGACGGGCTGGACCCCGTTCACGTACCCCTTCAACATGACCCAGCAGCCCGCCGCGTCCGTCCCGGTGGGGACCGACGGCGACGGGCTGCCGGTGGGACTGCAGATCGTGGCGGCCCGGCACCGGGACGACCTGGTGCTGCGGGCGTCCCACGCCCTGTACGAGGCGGGCGCGGCGGGCATCCGTCCGCCCGCCCCGGCGCCCGCGAGTGAGCGCTAG
- a CDS encoding EAL domain-containing protein: MNGTSEGPAPAADLDGSAVTESDIATAARTEPPSHRAAFAAAPLAMAVVDREGIVVDANPAFGELLGAAPRELTGALAADLVDLGSDTRTWHSYREVLRGRQAKLRCKRRLKHPDGHSMWAQITVTPLADGTPGVLLSVADITARRELQARLRHLQMHDPVTRLPNRTLFFERLTAALEPESYEQGGTGRIGLCYLDLDGFQAVNDTLGHRVGDRLLAAVAERLTRCADEAGHGRATTPLVARLGGDEFALLVEDSTGTEQLADLAESLLKAIQAPFDVSGHRMSVSASIGVVERQAEGTSATGLMQAADTTLYWAKADGRDRWTLFDPERNAHRMTRQALASTLRPAIERGEFQLEYQPLVGMEDGRLRGVEALVRWNHPQFGMLTPNRFIALAEEDGSIVPLGRWILATACRQARQWQLDHPGEPPIFVSVNVAVRQVWDSDLVADVAKTLAETGLAPHLLQLELTESAVMGSAGRPLQALQALSDMGVGIAIDDFGTGYSNLAYLSRLPVSVLKLDGSFVRGFQYEGEGVPPNPADEVVVEAMIQLAHRLGLTVTAECVETSAQASRLRRIGCDTGQGWLYSRPVSPDRISGLMGVKT, encoded by the coding sequence GTGAACGGAACGTCCGAAGGGCCGGCGCCCGCGGCAGACCTCGACGGGTCAGCCGTAACAGAGAGTGACATTGCGACAGCTGCTCGTACCGAGCCCCCGTCGCATCGCGCGGCCTTCGCGGCGGCGCCGCTGGCCATGGCCGTGGTGGACCGCGAGGGCATCGTCGTCGATGCCAACCCCGCCTTCGGCGAACTGCTCGGCGCCGCACCCCGGGAGTTGACCGGGGCCCTGGCCGCCGATCTGGTGGACCTGGGCTCGGACACGCGCACCTGGCACAGTTACCGCGAGGTGCTGCGCGGCCGGCAGGCGAAGCTGCGCTGCAAGCGGCGGCTCAAACACCCCGACGGGCACTCCATGTGGGCGCAGATCACGGTCACCCCACTGGCCGACGGGACGCCCGGAGTGCTGCTGTCCGTCGCCGACATCACCGCCCGGCGCGAACTCCAGGCGCGGCTGCGGCACTTGCAGATGCACGACCCGGTGACCCGGCTGCCCAACCGCACGCTGTTCTTCGAGCGGCTGACGGCCGCGCTGGAGCCGGAGTCGTACGAGCAGGGCGGCACGGGCCGGATCGGGCTGTGCTATCTGGACCTCGACGGCTTCCAGGCCGTCAACGACACGCTCGGCCACCGGGTCGGCGACCGGCTGCTGGCCGCCGTCGCCGAGCGCCTCACGCGCTGCGCGGACGAGGCGGGCCACGGCCGGGCGACCACTCCCCTGGTGGCGAGACTGGGCGGCGACGAGTTCGCACTGCTCGTCGAGGACTCCACCGGTACGGAACAGCTCGCCGACCTCGCGGAGTCCCTGCTGAAGGCGATCCAGGCGCCCTTCGACGTCTCCGGTCACCGCATGTCGGTGTCCGCGTCGATCGGGGTCGTGGAACGGCAGGCGGAGGGCACCTCGGCGACGGGTCTGATGCAGGCCGCCGACACCACGCTCTACTGGGCCAAGGCCGACGGCCGGGACCGCTGGACGCTGTTCGACCCCGAGCGCAACGCCCACCGCATGACCCGCCAGGCCCTCGCCTCCACCCTGCGTCCGGCCATCGAACGCGGCGAGTTCCAGCTGGAGTACCAGCCGCTCGTCGGCATGGAGGACGGCCGGCTGCGCGGGGTCGAGGCGCTGGTGCGCTGGAACCACCCGCAGTTCGGGATGCTGACGCCGAATCGGTTCATCGCACTGGCCGAGGAGGACGGCTCGATCGTCCCGCTCGGCCGCTGGATCCTCGCCACCGCCTGCCGCCAGGCCCGGCAGTGGCAGCTGGACCACCCGGGCGAGCCGCCGATCTTCGTCAGCGTCAATGTGGCGGTCCGCCAGGTCTGGGACTCAGACCTGGTCGCGGACGTGGCCAAGACCCTCGCCGAGACGGGCCTCGCCCCCCACCTCCTCCAGCTCGAACTCACCGAGTCGGCCGTGATGGGCTCGGCGGGCCGGCCGCTCCAGGCCCTCCAGGCGCTGAGCGACATGGGCGTCGGCATCGCGATCGACGACTTCGGCACGGGCTACTCGAACCTCGCCTACCTCAGCCGCCTGCCGGTGTCGGTGCTGAAGCTGGACGGCTCCTTCGTACGGGGCTTCCAGTACGAGGGCGAGGGCGTCCCGCCGAACCCGGCCGACGAGGTCGTCGTGGAGGCGATGATCCAGCTGGCCCACCGCCTCGGCCTCACCGTCACCGCGGAGTGCGTCGAGACCTCGGCCCAGGCCAGCCGGCTGCGCCGCATCGGCTGCGACACCGGCCAGGGCTGGCTGTACTCGCGGCCGGTGTCGCCGGATCGTATCTCCGGGCTGATGGGCGTGAAGACCTAG
- a CDS encoding aspartate/glutamate racemase family protein yields the protein MTALGFLYPGHSAEDEYPRIEQLLGSDIRLDVVHTDIGTDAHRVDALLEMGSAERLAAGVEELRMSGAESVVWACTSGSFVLGWEGAHEQVRALARTAGMPASSTSFAFVHAAKEIRAGRVAVAATYPDDVADLFAQFLRAGGVEVLQVRGAGIITAAEVGTWGEEEVFALAREADSPDAEAVLLPDTALHTAGHIPALEKELGKPVLTANQVTVWEALRLTDRRVNAPAMGALFTREPLVQV from the coding sequence ATGACCGCACTCGGATTCCTCTACCCGGGCCACTCCGCCGAGGACGAGTACCCACGCATCGAACAGCTCCTGGGCAGCGACATCCGCCTGGACGTCGTCCACACCGACATCGGCACGGACGCCCACCGGGTGGACGCGCTCCTGGAGATGGGCTCCGCCGAACGGCTCGCCGCGGGCGTCGAGGAACTGCGCATGTCGGGCGCCGAGTCCGTCGTCTGGGCCTGCACCAGCGGCAGTTTCGTCCTCGGCTGGGAGGGCGCCCACGAGCAGGTGCGCGCCCTGGCCCGCACGGCCGGCATGCCCGCCTCCTCCACGTCCTTCGCCTTCGTGCACGCGGCCAAGGAGATCAGGGCCGGGCGGGTGGCGGTCGCGGCGACCTACCCGGACGACGTGGCGGACCTGTTCGCCCAGTTCCTGCGGGCGGGCGGGGTCGAGGTCCTCCAGGTCCGCGGCGCCGGGATCATCACCGCGGCCGAGGTCGGCACCTGGGGCGAGGAGGAGGTCTTCGCGCTGGCCCGGGAGGCCGACTCGCCGGACGCCGAGGCGGTGCTCCTCCCGGACACTGCGCTGCACACGGCCGGGCACATCCCGGCCCTGGAGAAGGAGCTCGGCAAGCCGGTCCTCACCGCGAACCAGGTCACCGTCTGGGAGGCCCTCAGGCTGACGGACCGCCGGGTGAACGCGCCGGCCATGGGGGCACTGTTCACGAGGGAGCCCCTCGTCCAGGTGTGA
- a CDS encoding DUF3830 family protein, whose product MADRYIEVSLVKRGITATAKLLDDRAPITCAAVWDALPLAGDVYHAKYARNEIYALFPPFAESEPPLENPTVTPIPGDLCYFSFAGAELGTKSYGYDREVRAGTTVVDLALFYERNNLLLNGDVGWVPGIVWGQVVEGLDALAEGCNDLWRAGALGESLRFSRA is encoded by the coding sequence ATGGCTGACCGCTACATCGAAGTCTCGCTGGTCAAGCGGGGAATCACCGCCACGGCAAAGCTCCTGGACGATCGGGCGCCGATCACCTGTGCGGCCGTATGGGATGCCCTCCCGCTCGCCGGTGACGTCTACCACGCGAAGTACGCACGCAACGAGATCTACGCACTTTTCCCACCTTTCGCAGAATCGGAACCACCTCTGGAAAATCCGACAGTTACCCCGATTCCCGGAGATCTCTGTTATTTCTCCTTCGCGGGCGCCGAACTCGGCACCAAGTCCTACGGCTACGACCGCGAGGTCCGCGCCGGCACGACCGTCGTCGACCTGGCCCTGTTCTACGAACGCAACAACCTGCTCCTGAACGGCGACGTCGGCTGGGTGCCGGGCATCGTGTGGGGTCAGGTGGTCGAGGGCCTGGACGCCCTGGCCGAGGGCTGCAACGACCTGTGGCGCGCCGGCGCCCTCGGCGAGAGCCTGCGTTTCAGCCGGGCCTAG
- a CDS encoding D-2-hydroxyacid dehydrogenase encodes MSAPAPVPTLLVLDADPLPRLGRLTGRARIVHADAHTLAERLPSADVLLVWDFTSTAVRDAWPGEGPRPRWVHTASAGVDHLMCPELAASDTRVTNARGVFDQPIAEYVAALVLTMAKDLPRTLELQREGVWRHRESQRVAGTRACVVGSGPIGRAIVATLKALGITTALVGRRSRTGIHGPDDLDRLMARADWVIAAAPLTPETQGMFDARRFGMMQPSARFINIGRGQLVVEEALVEALTKRWIAGAALDVFDTEPLPSESPLWHVPGLIVSPHMSGDTIGWRDELAAQFVEMYDRWEAGRSLTNVVDKKRGYVPGH; translated from the coding sequence ATGTCCGCCCCCGCGCCTGTCCCCACCCTCCTCGTCCTCGACGCCGACCCCTTGCCCCGCCTCGGCCGGCTGACCGGCCGGGCCCGGATCGTGCACGCGGACGCGCACACGCTCGCCGAGCGGCTGCCGTCCGCCGACGTGCTGCTGGTCTGGGACTTCACCTCGACCGCGGTGCGCGACGCCTGGCCGGGCGAGGGCCCGCGGCCGCGCTGGGTGCACACGGCGAGCGCGGGCGTGGACCATCTGATGTGCCCCGAACTCGCGGCCTCGGACACCAGGGTGACCAACGCGCGCGGTGTCTTCGACCAGCCGATCGCCGAGTACGTCGCCGCACTGGTCCTGACGATGGCCAAGGACCTGCCCCGGACCCTGGAGCTGCAGCGCGAGGGCGTGTGGCGGCACCGGGAGTCCCAGCGGGTCGCGGGCACGCGCGCGTGCGTGGTCGGTTCCGGGCCCATCGGCCGGGCGATCGTCGCCACCCTCAAGGCGCTCGGCATCACCACCGCCCTGGTCGGCCGCCGCTCCCGCACCGGGATCCACGGCCCCGACGACCTCGACCGGCTGATGGCCCGAGCGGACTGGGTGATCGCGGCCGCCCCGCTCACCCCGGAGACCCAGGGCATGTTCGACGCCCGCCGGTTCGGGATGATGCAGCCCTCCGCGCGGTTCATCAACATCGGCCGGGGCCAACTGGTCGTCGAGGAAGCCCTGGTGGAGGCGCTCACCAAGCGGTGGATCGCCGGAGCCGCCCTCGACGTCTTCGACACCGAACCCCTGCCCTCCGAGAGCCCGTTGTGGCACGTCCCGGGACTGATCGTGTCCCCGCACATGAGCGGCGACACGATCGGCTGGCGCGACGAACTCGCAGCGCAGTTCGTGGAGATGTACGACCGCTGGGAGGCGGGCAGATCACTCACGAACGTGGTCGACAAGAAGCGCGGGTACGTACCAGGGCACTGA
- a CDS encoding M6 family metalloprotease domain-containing protein, whose amino-acid sequence MSREPLPEVPLPRPFPRSFPRPRLRSTAAVFTTMAALAATSLVTGPSVAEPFSSAPCTLERTAAHHSEGLDTWNTAYPRPARALDAVMVFLSFPDAPPMTTPAQLTADHFPATTRFFERASYGRFTLRPHPLRHWIRMPRPSTAYAIQRDWSAADRGAYLHDALAAADGQVDFSRYDVVYFVADPDAPGVDSDATKVVNLDVPLRADGTDIRRVVTVFEKHPPDRLVLAHETGHVFDLPDLYHRPMDGKGDWDTYVGDWDLMGSQFGLAPDLFAWHKWKLGWLERRQVVCVRGPRPTRLTLEPVAAGPGSAGIFGLGRGTRLAVVRTGTDSVLAFEARGAVGNDQAVCRQGVLVYRVHGGAASGGGPIQVIDAHPRTEACWENSVYPPLADAPVQAGESFTVPGEKVRVKVTGRTTAGAWDVEIGVG is encoded by the coding sequence GTGTCCCGTGAACCGCTCCCGGAGGTCCCGTTGCCGCGCCCGTTTCCGCGCAGTTTTCCGCGCCCCCGACTGCGCAGCACCGCCGCCGTGTTCACCACCATGGCGGCCCTCGCCGCCACCTCCCTCGTCACCGGCCCCTCGGTCGCCGAACCGTTCTCCTCGGCCCCCTGCACGCTGGAACGCACCGCGGCCCACCACTCGGAGGGCCTGGACACCTGGAACACCGCCTATCCGCGCCCGGCCCGCGCCCTCGACGCGGTGATGGTGTTCCTGTCCTTCCCGGACGCCCCGCCGATGACCACCCCGGCCCAGCTGACCGCCGATCACTTCCCGGCCACCACCCGCTTCTTCGAGCGCGCCTCCTACGGCCGCTTCACCCTGCGCCCGCACCCGCTGCGGCACTGGATCCGGATGCCGCGCCCGTCGACCGCGTACGCCATACAGCGCGACTGGAGTGCCGCGGACCGGGGCGCCTATCTGCACGACGCGCTCGCCGCGGCCGACGGTCAGGTGGACTTCTCGCGCTACGACGTCGTCTACTTCGTCGCCGACCCGGACGCGCCCGGCGTCGACTCGGACGCCACGAAGGTCGTCAACCTGGACGTGCCGCTGCGGGCCGACGGCACGGACATCCGCCGGGTCGTCACCGTCTTCGAGAAGCACCCGCCGGACCGGCTGGTGCTGGCTCACGAGACCGGGCACGTCTTCGACCTGCCGGACCTGTACCACCGGCCGATGGACGGCAAGGGGGACTGGGACACCTATGTGGGCGACTGGGATTTGATGGGCAGCCAGTTCGGACTGGCCCCCGATCTGTTCGCCTGGCACAAGTGGAAGCTGGGCTGGCTGGAGCGGCGGCAGGTGGTGTGCGTACGGGGGCCGCGGCCGACGCGGCTGACGCTGGAGCCGGTGGCGGCCGGTCCCGGCAGTGCCGGGATCTTCGGGCTCGGACGCGGCACCAGGCTCGCGGTCGTCCGCACCGGCACCGACAGCGTGCTCGCCTTCGAGGCGCGCGGGGCGGTGGGCAACGACCAGGCGGTCTGCCGGCAGGGCGTGCTGGTCTACCGCGTCCACGGCGGCGCGGCGTCCGGCGGCGGCCCGATCCAGGTCATCGACGCCCACCCCCGCACCGAGGCCTGCTGGGAGAACTCCGTCTACCCACCCCTCGCGGACGCCCCCGTCCAGGCCGGCGAGAGCTTCACGGTGCCGGGGGAGAAGGTACGGGTGAAGGTGACGGGACGCACGACGGCGGGGGCGTGGGACGTGGAGATCGGCGTCGGGTGA
- the ehuB gene encoding ectoine/hydroxyectoine ABC transporter substrate-binding protein EhuB: MAPPLEHGEHISGTTRRSLLAGVAALGALGAAGCSRVATASTSGGGELLDRLRAAGVVRLGIAGEIPFGYIDKNGDLTGEAPELARVIFKRLGVDKVQPVPTEFGSLIPGLNSQQFDVVAAGMYVTPERCEQVIFADPDYQMLDSFIVRKGNPKGLHNYKDVVEKKARFATGTGYAEIGYAVEAGYKESDILIVPDQVAGLNAVEAGRVDVFAGTALTTREVVKKSAKAEATKAFTPTVGGKPHVDGGAFAFRRTETNLRDAFNAELRKLKKSGELFRVLKPFGFTQAEMTDLTAKELCGG; the protein is encoded by the coding sequence ATGGCTCCACCACTGGAACATGGCGAACACATATCCGGGACCACCCGCCGGTCGCTGCTCGCGGGGGTCGCGGCGCTCGGCGCGCTGGGCGCCGCGGGCTGCTCACGCGTGGCCACCGCCTCGACCTCGGGCGGCGGTGAACTGCTCGACCGGCTCAGGGCGGCAGGTGTCGTACGGCTGGGAATCGCGGGCGAGATCCCCTTCGGATACATCGACAAGAACGGCGACCTGACCGGTGAGGCGCCGGAACTAGCGAGGGTCATATTCAAGCGGCTCGGGGTGGACAAGGTGCAGCCCGTGCCGACCGAGTTCGGCTCGCTCATTCCCGGGCTGAATTCGCAGCAGTTCGATGTCGTGGCGGCCGGGATGTATGTCACGCCGGAACGCTGCGAACAGGTGATCTTCGCCGATCCCGACTATCAGATGCTCGATTCCTTCATCGTGCGCAAAGGAAATCCAAAAGGTCTTCACAACTACAAGGACGTCGTCGAGAAGAAGGCGAGGTTCGCCACCGGTACCGGCTATGCGGAGATCGGGTACGCCGTCGAGGCGGGGTACAAGGAGAGCGACATCCTGATCGTTCCGGATCAGGTCGCCGGGCTGAACGCCGTGGAGGCGGGCCGCGTCGACGTGTTCGCCGGGACCGCGCTCACCACCCGTGAGGTGGTGAAGAAGTCGGCCAAGGCGGAGGCGACGAAGGCCTTCACCCCGACCGTGGGCGGCAAGCCGCACGTCGACGGGGGCGCCTTCGCGTTCCGCCGGACCGAGACGAACCTGCGGGACGCCTTCAATGCCGAGCTGCGGAAGCTGAAGAAGAGCGGGGAGCTGTTCCGGGTCCTCAAGCCCTTCGGGTTCACGCAGGCCGAGATGACGGACCTGACCGCGAAGGAGCTCTGCGGCGGATGA
- a CDS encoding bifunctional DNA primase/polymerase, protein MSTRDEPFSDRFDVSGVTADGAAWLASAGTYPRSTLSLWEEHPAAPVVLPCGTAFDVVSVPAIFGRRMLDRLWDEGPGSGPVATLRGRMLLFAAPGTAQRLPFLLRWEEFGRTAEIPPLLCHGTGDAVTVPAPLSAAKSGLTSRWLVAPDTRHPWLPGPEILVWAAVRAARAAVRISIFPPADQDAKVYDVSRRR, encoded by the coding sequence ATGAGCACTCGCGACGAACCGTTCTCCGACCGTTTCGACGTCTCCGGTGTCACCGCCGACGGAGCCGCCTGGCTCGCCTCGGCGGGAACGTATCCGCGCAGCACCCTCTCGCTCTGGGAGGAGCACCCCGCCGCCCCGGTCGTGCTGCCCTGCGGCACCGCGTTCGACGTGGTCAGCGTGCCCGCGATCTTCGGGCGCCGGATGCTCGACCGGCTGTGGGACGAGGGGCCGGGTTCGGGCCCGGTGGCGACGCTGCGGGGCCGGATGCTGCTGTTCGCGGCGCCGGGCACGGCACAGCGGCTGCCGTTCCTGCTGCGCTGGGAGGAGTTCGGACGCACGGCCGAGATCCCTCCGCTGCTGTGCCACGGCACCGGCGACGCGGTGACCGTCCCGGCCCCGCTGAGCGCCGCGAAGTCCGGACTGACCTCGCGCTGGCTGGTCGCCCCTGACACCCGCCACCCCTGGCTGCCGGGCCCGGAGATCCTGGTCTGGGCGGCCGTCCGGGCGGCCCGCGCGGCGGTGCGGATTTCGATTTTTCCCCCGGCCGATCAGGATGCTAAGGTCTACGACGTCAGCAGGCGCCGCTAG